The following proteins are co-located in the Penaeus monodon isolate SGIC_2016 chromosome 10, NSTDA_Pmon_1, whole genome shotgun sequence genome:
- the LOC119578120 gene encoding zinc finger protein 2-like — MEHIVTSGVTGVSGVTQVTGVGSMAGVTGGVVQGVAGVQTLSPVGSVASVGSVAGVAGVTGVWYNYSPDAVGQIITTSPAVQVELGSPDIARQFNQQVQAQYGNLQVQVQAVAAQPQVVKPQPAVTPDPLMVKQSKPRVRQSGGERVPCPECGKTVSCNATLRDHMRTHTGERPFVCGECGLAFAQRSNLRMHKRLHTGERPYMCGICGKTFARSSHLPAHMRTHTGEKPYVCQECNHAFITAQQLKNHFRVHTGEKPWKCDLCDAAFTHSSSLSTHKKKHTGQKPFQCEKCNKAFFFSSALDKHLKVHSKARPFKCDSCEKAFKYKESLTVHKEKYCGKEVSKKPRAPRRPDAKKPGPKPGSGRKYVQKRKGRPRGRPRKRGRWGKRGRPRKYIKEEDEEEDDDYDAELEAEEVANDTIIEEDLDETNEEELIPEATIDPLKIEKIVAEDAELQHEHMEHQDELHHHQLQHEHLQHATHEIHIEDATALTIVSPEEAEQAAVVEAAAAGGVQLVTLHSEVPLQIVSHDPQAQVTHQLITRDGVQMWYPRQYQ; from the coding sequence ATGGAACACATTGTAACTTCAGGTGTCACCGGTGTGTCGGGCGTGACCCAGGTGACCGGCGTCGGTTCCATGGCAGGGGTCACAGGTGGTGTGGTTCAGGGTGTGGCTGGTGTGCAGACCCTCAGTCCTGTAGGCAGTGTTGCAAGTGTTGGCTCAGTGGCTGGTGTGGCAGGGGTGACTGGAGTGTGGTATAATTACAGTCCAGATGCTGTTGGACAGATTATTACTACCAGTCCAGCTGTGCAAGTAGAGCTAGGGAGTCCAGATATTGCACGGCAGTTTAACCAACAAGTACAGGCTCAGTATGGTAATTTGCAGGTTCAGGTGCAAGCTGTAGCTGCACAACCTCAAGTTGTCAAACCTCAGCCTGCTGTAACTCCTGATCCTCTCATGGTAAAACAGTCTAAGCCTAGGGTGCGTCAAAGTGGTGGTGAACGGGTCCCATGCCCTGAGTGTGGAAAAACCGTGTCCTGCAATGCTACCTTGAGGGATCACATGCGAACACATACAGGGGAACGGCcttttgtgtgtggtgaatgtggtCTGGCTTTTGCACAGCGATCCAACCTTCGTATGCACAAGAGGCTTCATACTGGTGAAAGACCTTACATGTGTGGTATTTGTGGAAAAACTTTTGCACGTTCCTCTCATTTGCCAGCTCACATGCGAACCCACACTGGCGAAAAACCCTATGTCTGTCAAGAATGTAACCATGCCTTTATCACGGCCCAACAGCTAAAAAATCATTTCCGAGTGCATACAGGAGAAAAGCCCTGGAAATGTGATTTATGTGATGCTGCGTTTacccattcatcatcattatcaacgcaCAAGAAAAAACACACTGGACAAAAGCCATTCCAGTGTGAGAAATGTAATAAGGCATTTTTCTTTAGTTCAGCATTAGATAAGCACTTGAAAGTGCATTCCAAGGCACGTCCCTTCAAATGTGATTCTTGTGAGAAGGCATTTAAATACAAAGAAAGTTTAACAGttcacaaagaaaaatattgtggAAAGGAAGTTTCAAAGAAGCCAAGAGCTCCTCGTCGTCCTGATGCCAAAAAACCAGGCCCCAAACCAGGAAGCGGTAGAAAGTATGTGCAGAAAAGGAAGGGCAGGCCACGTGGCAGGCCTCGCAAGAGAGGCCgctggggaaaaagagggagaccaAGGAAGTATAtcaaggaagaagatgaggaagaggatgatgattatgatgcagAATTGGAAGCAGAGGAAGTAGCAAATGATACTATTATTGAGGAAGATTTGGATGAAACTAATGAGGAAGAACTAATCCCAGAAGCTACAATAGATCctctgaaaatagaaaaaattgttGCTGAAGATGCAGAATTGCAACATGAACATATGGAACATCAAGACGAGCTTCATCACCATCAGTTACAGCACGAGCACCTCCAGCATGCAACACATGAGATCCACATTGAAGATGCTACAGCACTCACTATTGTTTCTCCTGAAGAAGCAGAACAGGCAGCCGTGGTAGAAGCTGCTGCTGCAGGTGGGGTGCAGCTAGTTACATTGCACTCTGAGGTCCCACTCCAGATTGTATCACATGACCCACAAGCGCAAGTTACCCACCAGTTGATCACAAGAGATGGTGTACAGATGTGGTACCCCCGGCAATATCAGTGA